In the genome of Panulirus ornatus isolate Po-2019 chromosome 43, ASM3632096v1, whole genome shotgun sequence, the window GGTCTGACGGCTGTacagtgagtttttttttttatatatagacaGCATCATGAGCGCGCCAGTTAAGGCTACGTCGCTTGGTTTTTAATGATGATGCAGCATTTTGTTTTCAGCGAACTAGTTCGTTGTAAGATTTTATATCGAGATATTCTGATGAAGACAGATGCTTATTTGCCACAGTGTCTGGTAATGACCAGACTGATATTTCCACAGCACTCATATCTACCACTCACCAGCGAGATCCCTAACCACTTTCTTAAATCGAGTGACCTTAATGAGGAAAGTTtccatggaggaaaaaaaaaaaatgcgttcaTCTATATTCTAGAGCAAATTTCATATTGATGAGCCGAAAGTGCTAAGCTGTGTGGGTGTCAGACCCTGCTTATGCACAGTAGGGTTCTCAGCTGCCTGTTGCTTGTTATCACGAATAATTTATTGTCATTTTCGTGTATTTCATCAGGAATAATAATGCAACAAATACGTTAGAATGTATCTCTAAGGTTATTACACGAGTAATTGTTGCACTTTGCACAAAATACTGTTCACGGGATAATGTCCCGAAGGAAAAGTGCGGAATGAATAATAGTCTTCCATTTagaatttatttatataaatattcgACATATTGATACAGTAGTGGAATACattccagctgggtcagggagttTACTGTAACGACCATTGGAAACCAGGATAGTTGTTAGGCATGCTTGATAGATGGTCCTATATTACCCGTCCCCTTTACTGCCTCAGGTCTTGCATCCAgattatgtatgtataactcCCAATAACCAGAGATTGTTGGGTAGAGAACTCGACTCTTAAGAGGCAGTAAAATATTCTCTACTTGACCAGTCACAAGATATCCACTGACTAAGGACGGTCGACCAgatttcattatacataaaacCAATGAAACAGAAATAAATGAACAAGACCTCAGATATACTGCTGTTGAACCTGAGGAATTATGTTAGCATTACCAGTAACCTGGTGTGTAGCGACCAATGTGTCTTAGTTCCTCATCTGCTTTCGTCTTAATCCAGTCCACGGCATAAGGTACATTGGCGTATACTCCTGGGATACCATCCTCTCCACAGCCAATGCCCCATGCCACTATGCCAGGCTTGGACGTAATCGTTATTAGGAAGTTTACATACTAAGGGTGAACCACCGTCGCCTTTGCAAGTGTCCAAACCAGGTTCGCCTCCAGCACAAAGGAAGGACGAGTCCAGAATAAATTCATAGCCAAGTCTGGTTGTTCTCAATGCCGTCTGACAGTCTTGATGAGATTGAGTTTTAAGCTGAATCTTCTTCAGCACGTTCTGGAATACTCCTTCCTTGCCGAACTTGTCTTTGCCCCAGCCTGTCGCCCAGCAGTCATTCCCATTGTAGTTTGGAGCCGTTCCAGGAAGACAGATGGTATCCACGTTGGGCACAAGATCAGCAGGTTCATCCAGGATCAAGAGGGCAAAGTCATTGAAGAGAGGGCCGGCTAAATAGCCTTCATGGATTACTACTTTGGTGACGCCTCGGTCTTGGTGAGGGTAGAGTTCGTAGGTGCGTTGTGTGTCCCACTCTCCCAGACGAACCTTGAGAATATTAGCCTTGTGTGAGGCGACACAGTGGGCGGCCGTCAGCACTATGGAAGGATGGATCAGCGAACCACCACAGACGTACAAGTTGACTGCCTTTTCGGCCACAATTTCTTCCCTCAGCACGGCCGCCATCCACGGGAATTCACCAAACTGGGCTTGATTTTCCTGTATTCATAAAAACAGAAATAAGGTAAATTAACAAGGCGGAACTAAACTGTTTATATACAAAATAACTGACAAACCTTATTGGATTCTGCTATAGTTATATATACTTTGCTTATGTATatatggagaaagcgtatgatagggttaatagagatgccttgtggaaggtcttaagactattcgttgtaggaggaaagctggAAGCGTGAGGAATTTTTattaaggatgcaaggcatgtgtacaagtaggaagagaggagagtgaatggttccaagtagcGCTTAATATGCGGCAGGGGGTGGGTGATGTCGCTATGATTGTTGGATTTTTTTTGTGGATGGGAGTGTGAGGGTGGTAAATGCGTcctgggtaaagcatggaaaggtctgtggatagggagctgtggttttggtgcgttacacatgacagctggaaaatgggtgtgagtggatgccatctttcttcgtctgttcttggcgctagctcgctaacgcgggaaactgcgatcaagtgttcggtatatatatatatatatatatatatatatatatatatatatatatatatatatgtttatagaaTTTATTGCAGTCTactgcgtaagcgaggtagcgcaaggaaacagatgaaagaatggcccaacccacccacatacacgtttatacataaactcccacacacgcacttatatatacctatacat includes:
- the LOC139762353 gene encoding LOW QUALITY PROTEIN: phenoloxidase-activating factor 2-like (The sequence of the model RefSeq protein was modified relative to this genomic sequence to represent the inferred CDS: deleted 1 base in 1 codon); amino-acid sequence: MESVTPRGIWMRGVVATVTLLLLLVAASAANPRERRQANGCFWWDANCNSNSGGSPQTEAPADPVTEDTNTGGVRSNPQSEDTSYTLCSGGQGKCVPYYLCKDGNIITDGAGLIDIRFGNADSKQSNSECPQYLDVCCTLLEPNPTTPKPDTYKPRCGQRNPEGVNARILGFEENQAQFGEFPWMAAVLREEIVAEKAVNLYVCGGSLIHPSIVLTAAHCVASHKANILKVRLGEWDTQRTYELYPHQDRGVTKVVIHEGYLAGPLFNDFALLILDEPADLVPNVDTICLPGTAPNYNGNDCWATGWGKDKFGKEGVFQNVLKKIQLKTQSHQDCQTALRTTRLGYEFILDSSFLCAGGEPGLDTCKGDGGSPLVCKLPNNDYVQAGIVAWGIGCGEDGIPGVYANVPYAVDWIKTKADEELRHIGRYTPGYW